Proteins encoded together in one Lathyrus oleraceus cultivar Zhongwan6 chromosome 5, CAAS_Psat_ZW6_1.0, whole genome shotgun sequence window:
- the LOC127087959 gene encoding F-box protein At5g49610-like, producing MEVSQEDIAYEIFSWLPAKTIFKFKLTCSSFSKFQEESHFKTKQFCNMLVKSDTCFFLQHDQISQRYQKRIELHHLPKEQQFSCVPNNILTFLSNSAIVVASSNGLLLCYTINDDPVELFICNPITKSFFSIPSPESLRKNHRFSNINLMLNCSDDSSDDYLIFLFENTLDWSPNSYVCNIYHGKEGVWRTMENNFLCGGRNMKFEMSVFHNGALHFISDCSNYFTRFSPFYKPYIMAYDFVKGTSTIIKLPREAIKGFHAECNMGIFNWGKVTSSNRSICLVKSTRSVFTIWFLKDYKSCLWQKILKVRVNALGLKEKDAHVTGFTIMNGKDLVFSTEQKIYSCGLDGETFMMAEEIGSHSCGSNPYFMSYSNTLRPCGTNVQTMPC from the coding sequence ATGGAAGTGTCTCAAGAAGACATTGCTTATGAGATATTTTCTTGGTTACCTGCAAAAACCATTTTTAAATTTAAGTTAACTTGTAGTTCATTCTCCAAATTTCAAGAAGAATCTCATTTCAAAACAAAACAGTTTTGTAATATGTTAGTGAAGAGTGATACATGTTTCTTCCTCCAACATGATCAAATAAGTCAAAGGTATCAAAAAAGGATCGAGTTGCACCATTTACCTAAAGAGCAACAATTTTCTTGTGTTCCTAACAATATTCTGACATTTCTATCTAATTCAGCTATTGTTGTAGCTTCTAGTAATGGTTTGCTTCTTTGTTATACTATTAATGATGATCCTGTTGAATTGTTTATTTGCAATCCAATTACAAAGTCTTTCTTTTCTATTCCTAGTCCGGAGTCACTTAGAAAAAATCACAGGTTTTCTAACATAAATCTCATGTTAAATTGCTCGGATGACTCTTCAGATGATTACTTGATATTTCTTTTTGAAAACACACTGGATTGGTCGCCAAATAGTTATGTATGCAATATTTATCATGGAAAAGAAGGTGTGTGGAGAACCATGGAAAACAACTTTTTATGTGGTGGTAGAAATATGAAATTTGAGATGTCGGTGTTTCACAATGGAGCACTTCATTTCATTTCAGATTGCTCTAATTACTTTACTAGATTTAGTCCTTTTTATAAGCCATACATAATGGCTTATGATTTTGTGAAAGGAACTTCAACTATTATTAAGTTGCCAAGGGAAGCTATAAAAGGTTTTCACGCGGAGTGTAACATGGGCATATTTAATTGGGGCAAAGTGACAAGTTCCAACCGTTCTATTTGCTTAGTGAAATCAACAAGGTCTGTTTTCACTATTTGGTTTTTAAAAGATTACAAGTCATGTTTATGGCAAAAGATTTTGAAGGTGAGAGTGAATGCATTGGGGTTAAAAGAGAAAGATGCTCATGTTACCGGATTTACTATCATGAATGGCAAGGATTTGGTTTTTTCTACGGAACAAAAAATTTACAGTTGTGGTTTAGATGGAGAAACATTTATGATGGCGGAAGAAATAGGCTCACACAGTTGTGGATCTAATCCTTACTTTATGTCCTACTCAAACACTCTTCGTCCATGTGGGACTAATGTTCAAACAATGCCTTGCTAG